One genomic window of Xanthobacter dioxanivorans includes the following:
- the nifW gene encoding nitrogenase stabilizing/protective protein NifW produces the protein MSVVDKLKSLHSAEEFFELLQVEYQPEVLQVLRLHILRRMGQYLVSAEFEGMSEDEIFTAAQSMLSQAYEDFIKSNPMAERVFKVLKEHDPSRPAAPGPKPSFVSLTTLKTGS, from the coding sequence ATGTCGGTAGTCGACAAGCTGAAGTCCCTGCACAGCGCGGAAGAGTTCTTCGAGCTCCTGCAGGTGGAGTACCAGCCGGAAGTGCTCCAGGTGCTTCGCCTGCATATCCTGCGGCGCATGGGCCAGTACCTCGTGTCCGCCGAGTTCGAGGGCATGAGCGAGGACGAGATCTTCACGGCGGCGCAGTCCATGCTGTCGCAGGCCTATGAGGATTTCATCAAGTCCAATCCCATGGCGGAGCGCGTGTTCAAGGTGCTGAAAGAGCACGATCCGAGCCGTCCCGCCGCGCCCGGCCCCAAGCCCAGCTTCGTGTCCCTGACCACGCTGAAGACCGGAAGCTGA